GCGCTAGCGGGGGATGTTGCCGGGCTGAAGATTCTCGATGTCGGCTGCGGGGCCGGGCACTACGCGGCCGAACTCCTGGCGGGTGGTGCCGAAGTAGTCGGAATCGACGGCAGCGCAACTCTGCTGAGACACGCGCGGGAGCGATTGGGCGACCGGGCCGAACTGCGCATGCACGACGCGGAGAAGCCGCTGGACTTCATCGACGACGCGTCGTTCGACGGAGTCGTGTGCGCATTGATGCTCCACCACATCGCCGACCGGCCGCGTCTCCTCAGCGACCTACGACGCGTCCTGCGTCCTGGAGGGTGGCTGCTCGTTTCGACTACCCACCCGACGGCTGACTGGCGGAAATTCGGTGGCTCGTACTACGCCGAGGACTGGGTTGACCTCCCGCTCGCCGGGGGGCCGTTGGCGGTTCACTACCAGCGCATGCCGCTGGAAACGTTCCTGAACGAGCTGCTGGCCGCCGGATTCATGCTTCAAAGACTCATCGAGCCTCGCCCGACGCCCGGACTGCGAGAGCTCGACGAAACGGCCTACAACAAGCTCCACCAGGCTCCGTGCTTCCTTGCTGTCAGGCTCCTGCGGCCCTGAGTGGGCGGTTCGTGAGTCTATGAGTGGTTCTGGTGTCGCCTGATGGTGTGGGCGAAGCCGGAACGTTCCGGTTCGGTGCCGGTGGCCTGCTGGGATCGGTGGGGTGAGTGAACGCAAGCCGTACCAGAGCGACTTGTCCGACGAGCAGTGGGCGTTGATCGAGCCGGTGCTCACGGCCTGGAAGAACCGGCACCGTTCCGTGAGCGGCCACCAGGGCCGCTATCCGATGCGGGAGATCGTGAACTCGATCCTCTACCAGTCCCGGACCGGCTGTCAGTGGGCCCTGTTGCCGAACGACCTGCCGCCGAAGAGCGCGACGTATTACTACTTCGCCGCCTGGCGGGACGACGGCACCGACCAGCAGATCCATGAACTCCTGCGCTGCCAGGTGCGGGAGAGGAACCGGCGATTAGAGGACCCGACACTGGTGATCCTGGACACCCAGAGTGTCCGGGCGGCCACCGGGGTCCCCGCAGTCACGACGGGCAAAGACGCCGCGGAACGGATGCCGGGCCGCAAGCGGGGACTGGCCGTGGACGTCCTTGGCCTGGTCATCGCCGTCACCGTGGTGGCCGCGAGTGTCCACGACAACGCCGCCGGCATCGCTCTGCTCGACCAGGTCGCCGTCGCGGCCGGCGGCTCGGTCAGCAAGGCCCTGGTCGACCAGGGCTTCAAGAACCAGGTCGTCACGCACGGGGCCGCCCTCGGCATCGATGTCGAGATCGTCCGGCGCAACCCTGAGGAGCGGGAATTCGTTCCGCAGCCGAAACGGTGGCGGGTGGAGCAGACGTTCGGGATCTTGATACTGCACCGGCGCCTGGTCCGCGACTACGAACACCGCCCGGCCTCCTCCACCTCAGGCGTCTACTGGGCCATGACCGACGTCATGGCCCGTCGGCTCACCGACGCGAGCACGCTCACCTGGCGCGATCCGCAGGTGGCCGGCGCGTGAACCTCAACCCCCTCCTTCAGGCGCTCGACCTTCAGGAAGACGCAGCCCGGGCCCTGGCCGGCGATCTCCGCACCCAGATCGACACCCTTCAGACCGAGCTCCGAGAGGCCGAACTGCGTCTGGAACACCTCGCCATCACCCGCACGACCATCACCGGTCTCGCCGACCGAATCCCGGTCCAGAGCCCCGACCCATCAGGGAGTCTGGAGCTGCCCGAGCACCCGGACTACCCGCGCATCCTCGCCGTCTTCAACGACACCACCGGCCCACTGAGGGCCCGCGACATCTGCCAGGCCCTTGACTTCGAGCTCCTGCCGAAACACATCGAACGCACCCGAGCCAAGATGAAAGGCCTGGTCACACTAGGAATCCTCGCCGAGGCCGAGCCCGGCACCTTCAGCAAGAAGCAGTAACCAAGTCCGGAACGGACATCAACTCACGAACCGCCCACTGACAGCACGCGATCCCTGCCTCCCAGCGAACGCGCACAGTCACTGCCCCGTCTCCCAAGCGCCAGAACTGGCGACACTTGAATACGAGAGCCCACCAGTATCGACCCCCGTAGAGGAGTCACCGGTCGTCGGATGAGCTTTGTCGTCGAGAGAGAACCAGCCTGCGTCGCTCCCGGTCGATCGCAGTGACGACGACCGTGACCTCGTCGCCGGCCTGGACCACATCTGACGGACTTTCCACGGACGTCGATGTGAGCTCTCGCAGATGGACCAGTCCCTCGATCCCGTCGGCGACCTGGACGAAGACGCCGAACGGGACCAGCTTGGTGACCCGGCCGTGCAGTTTCTGCCCCACTGCAGTGCGGTCGGCGAATGCTTGGAACGGATCCGGTTGTGTCGCCCGCAAGGACAGTCTGGCCTCCAGGTTCCATGTGTCGAACTGAAGGAATTCGGCTGAGACGCGCTGTCCGACCTGCACAACGTCGAAGGCGGCTTCGATGCGCCGCCAGGAGAGTTCGGGGATCGTGATGAACCCAACGCCGGGGAAGACCGGGTGGTCCGGACCATGGTCCAGCGCCACGAACACGCCAAACCGTTCGATCGCTGTGACGGTGCCGGAAAGGAGCTCGCCGCAGTGCAGTGATTCCAAGAACGCCCAGAGTTCCGGGTTCTCGGACGGTCCGCCCATCATTCTGCCAGCCTTTCATGAGGAGTTGCGCACTCGGCGGGAAGGGCGGTCACGAGCAACCTGGCGGGGCGAAGTGGGTGGTGCGGATACCTTTTTCGTCCGCGGGCAGGCGCTGCACATCGGTGGTTGTTGTTCTGTGGCGCGGGCTGTCTGGAGTAGGTGGTCGACTCGGCTGACCCGTCAGTTCGACCCACCGCCCGGTGTGCGGGTTCAGTCGAACCTGTTCAAACGCCTGCCCGTCCACGGGTCGACGCCCGCGTCGAGGGAGCGTTCCTCGTCCCGGAAGTTCAGGAACCGGGCGCTCCGCACCCTCCACAGGGTCTCATCGCTCACGGGGCATGTAGGAAAGGTGCCGCGCAGCAGACCAAGGAGGAACTCCACCATACCCACGTCGTGGACCTGCCACCCGCCGCCCTGCCGTTCCCAGACCGCGACGGGCCAGTTGTCCGGGTCAAGGTCGGACGCCACCCAGCACAGAGCATCCGCGCTGCTCGTCTGCCCCCAGACAAGCATGTCCTCCAGCCGGTGCCTGGAGCCCGCCTCCGACCCCTGCCACACGCGCATCGACTCCGAGCCGACAGCGCTTGCCGGCAACCGCCCCACCGTCAGCGGCGCACCCGTCGTACCCGGGCGGGGGACCCACACATAGACGCTGTCCTCGATCGAGCCAGCGCCAAAGGACGTCACAAAGTCCCTGTAGTCGCTGGGAAAGGAGGGCACACCGAGTTCGGTCGCGGCCACGCCCCAGTCGACGGTGTCCCCCGCTGCCTCCTCTTCGTGGAGCAGCAGCATCACGGACTTCAGTTGTTCCAGCCCGTCGCGCATGGCGCCTTCCTCGTTCATCGGTTCATGAACCCCCGTCGCAGGCGACCAGGACGGTCCGGGGGCCCATCCACGTGTAGTGCACCACCTGTCCTGGCGGCGGTGTCCCGACGGCGTCTTCGCCGGCCAGAGCCGATCTTCTCACCATGACCCTCTGCTATCGCTCCTGCCGAGTGTGCACCCAGGGCAGGGTCAACGGGCAGCGTCCCCGCATGACAACCAAGGAGTCCGCATCACGACGTCGCGCGCACTCGTTTCCGACCGGCCGGATCTCGATTCAGGCACCCGCAAGCTCCCGCACACCGTTGTGGTGGTGGAGTTCAGAGAGGGGAGCGCATTCGGCCCCTGGCCGCGGGACCGGGGATGGTGTTCCGTCGACCCCGCGGCTGCGCCTGAAGCAGCCGTCGAGTACGAGCCAGTGACCGAGAGCCTCCGTCTCCGTCGTCGGTGCAGTCGTGTCCAGCGAGCACTCCTGACGGTGCCGTCACGTTACTGACAGGGGTGGGATGATCTTGTGGTTGATCGTGCCGGGGAGGGGTTCACTCGTGTCGTCCGCGTCGCCGTCGTACAAGGGGCACCGGTACCCGGTGGAGATCATCTCCCACTGTGTGTGGCTGTACTTCCGCTTCCCGCTCAGCTTCCGTGAGGTCGAGGAGCTGATGCTGGAGCGCGGCGTGATCGTGTCCTACGAGAGCATCCGCCGCTGGTGCCTGAAGTTCGGGCAGCAGTACGCCAATTCGCTGCGCCGCCGCCGGCCCCGGCCGGGTGACAAGTGGCACCTGGACGAGGTCTTCATCAAGATCCACGGCGAGCAGAAGTACCTGTGACGGGCCGTCGACCAGGACGGCATGGTGCTGGACATCCTGGTCCAGAACCGGCGGGACAAGGCCGCGGCCAGGCGCTTCTTCCGTCGGCTCCTCAAGGAGGAGACCGGGTCCGTGCCGCGGGTGGTCGTCACCGACAAGCTCCGCTCCTATGGCGCCGCCCACGAGAGGTCATGCCCTCGGTCGAGCACTGCTCCCACAAGGGCCTGGACAACCGGGCCGAGAACTCCCACCAGCCGACCCGGCAGCGCGAACGGGCCATGAAAGGCTTCCGCAGCACCGGCGGAGCGCAGAGATTCCTCGCCGCGTTCAGCGGGATCTCACCCCACTTCCGACCCCACCGCCACAGCCTGTTCGCTACCCACTACCGAGCCGAGATGATCATCCGCTTCGCCTCTTGGGACCACATCGCCGGCCTGCCCGCAACAGCCTGATCCAGGCCGACACCCGGGCCGGCCACACCCCAGCACGCTGTCAGGCACCCACGCACCCAACAACGTGACAGCGCCCTCCCAACCGCTCGGTGTGCTGATCTTGGGCCAACGCGGGCATGCTGGTGGGTGTGAGGCTGGGGGAGGCGGTGCACGGGCCGCGCGCGGACGAGGAGTTGCCGGTGTGGCGGACGCATGTGCCGCGGAAGGTCCGTTGGCGTTCCACGAGGGCCATGCGGACCGCGCTACGGCGTGGGGAGATGCTGGGCGGCGGAGCGACACGCGAGTTGGAGAGGCGGTTCCGGGAGTCGTTCGACCGGCACGCGGTCGCCGTCTCCTCTGGAATGGACGGGCTCGAACTGCTGCTGGAGCACTACGGCGTCGGACAGGGCCGGACGGTCGTTGTCCCGGCCAACTGCTTTCCGTCCATTCCCGCGCTCGCCCTGCGGCTGGGCGCCCGACTGGTCTCTGCGCAGATCGACGACGTCCATCTGTGCCTGGCTCCCGAGGCCTGGCGGCGGGAGGTCCTGGAGGAGGCGCCGATCGTGGTGTGGGTTCACCACGCGGGCATGGTCGGCAGTGCTGCGATGCAAACCATCACGCGGCTGCGTGAGGCCGGTTGCACGGTAGTGGAGGACTGTGCGTACCTGCTTCCGGACTCAGCTCCAGCAGATGGACCGGGTACCTGGGGCGACGGTGCCATCTTCTCCTTCCATCAAATCAAGCCGATGGGTGCGGCTGGCGGAGGGGTGGTGCTCACACGCGAAGGCCGCGTCGCCGACGGGCTGGCCGTGCGTCGCTCGCACAGCGGTCAGGAGAGCCGCTGGCAGGGGGGTGATGTTCTTTGTCGCGGGCGGGAGTTGAGCGAGTTTGCCGCCGCTGCTGCCGTGGCACGATTCGTCCACCGGGACGAGATCCGTGACCGGCTGCGGTCGCTGGCCGAGGAGTACGCGTCGTCGCTGGCTCGTTGGCTTCCGCCTGGCCGCGTGCCCCAGGACACGTGGGGACGCTTCACGATCCGCGCCCGTTCGGCGGGCGAGGCAGCTCTGCTGCGCAAGAACCTGAACCTGCGGCGCATCCGCACCAATGTGATGTTCGCCTTCCCGTGGACCTCTCATCCCGCATTCTCGGATGTGACCCAGCCCAACGCCCCGGAACTGACAGGACTGCTGCGCAGCAACGTATGCGTCCCGTACCACCCGGGCATGCGCCGCCGGGACGCTCGCCGGGTCGCGGCGGCCGTGGCGGAGCATTCCGACTCGTCCCGGCACACGGGGCATTGAAAGGAGCGATGCCTTGTCCTCACCTTCCGACCCGGGCCCTGGCGAAGAGGGATGGGAGGTCCCGAAGCCGATCGGCTACATCGCGGCATCGGAATCCATCCATTTCGTCGCGGCTCCCCTGCTGGCCGCCGCCGCGATCACCGCAATCGGCGTCATCCTCGCGGACGGCGACAAACTGCGGTGGCCGGACGCAGCGGTCTTGGCATTGACCGTCTGCGTCACGCTGTTCGTGTTTTCGATCCAACGCAGCTTCAACGCGCGGGCGCATCTGTTCAGCGCCGCCGACATCGACGACTGGTTCGGGACCGCGTACCGGCCGCCCGACACGGTCCTGAAACAGCATCAGCACGCCGGGGTCAAAAAGTGGCGCACAACCGTCCGGGGCGCGACCAACGCCTACAACCTGGGTGTCGTCACCCTGGGCCTGGGCGCCTGCCTGGCCCTCGCGCCCCCTGAGGACACGACGTTCTGGCAAGCGTTCTTCCGCTGGACGGCGTCCGGTGTCGCCGCAGTCTCCGCCGGCACAGAAGGGATCTCGACGGCCCGGATCTGGCACAGCCAAAGACCCGGATCCCCTTAACCACACCGCAGGCAGCCCGTCCGCCAAGCCGAGGAACGGATGTGACGACATGAGCGGTGCCGATCCAGGCCTTAAGCCCTCGCAGAACTACTACACCTACTGTCCCCTCTGCAACGGCATCTTCCACGAGGAGAGCACCCAAGGACTGCTCCGCAGGAAGTCCCCCGCCCACTTCGCCCACAGGGACGGGTGCGAGGCAGCGATCCTTCCCACGGAGGAACTGCTGAGCATCTGCAGCTGGCCGGACCGAGTCCGGGATGCGATCCGACAGCGGCGCACCGAGCAGCAGCATTTCACCCAGAACAATACCGATGGCGTTGATGCGACGTTGTTCGTCCAGCTGGCCGGGTACGTCGGCCAGATCAGCTCCACGCTGGGCATGCCCGAGCCGGAACGCGCAGAGCTCGAGCGCGTCGCCCAGGACCTCCACGACGAAGCGACCTCGGAGAACCCCGAGCCGGGCCGCCTGCGGCAGTTCACCACCCAGCTCAAGGACAAGCTGGGGGAGGCCGGCACCACCATGGCCGCCACGATGGGTGTCCAGATGGCCGAGCAGGCCCTTGGAGCACTGGGGCAGTAGCGCCCCGCCGTACAGCGCCACGAGCCCCCGGGAGGTCTGCTCTCCCGGGGGCTCCGGCCTTCGTGGACGCTCCAGCGAGCGAAGCCGTTCCCCTACGCCGCCCAGCCGAGTCTGGCCTACCGGGACCGCGCACGGACCGCCTCACCGAACTCCTCCCGACCGCCGCCGATGTCCCCCGTGATGCCTCCATCGTCCTGGGCAGCTGGGCCGTGGCGGCATTTTCACGGGGCGGGTGTGTAGGTGACGGTCTGGTCGGGACAAGCTGCGGCGAGGTCGTTCAGGGCGGCGTATTCGGTGTCGTCGGTGGTGAGGTTCCAGCGGAGGGTGGCGGTCCATTCGGCTGCGTACCGGCAGAGGACGTCGGTGGCCGGGGGCATCCACTGGGCGGGGTCCTGGTCGGCATTGCTGCGGTTGGAGCGGGCGGTGACCGCGACGAGCGACGCCTCCTGGCCCTGGTCGTTGGCGTAGGCCTCGCGGCGCTGCGCGGTCCAGGCGGAGGCGCCGCTGTCCCAGGCTTCGGCCAGGGGCACCATGTGGTCGATGTCCAGGCCGGAGGCGGACGTCACCGTCATCTGGTCGTAGTACGACCACCAGGTGCCGCCGGTGATCCGGCACCTGGGGCCCACGGTGGGTGCTTCGACGGCTTCGGCGATGAGGACTTCGCTGCGGGTGGTGCAGCCGTCGGCCGGGTCGTCGCCGCCAGTCCAGTGCTTGAACGCCTCGCGCGTGTAGCCGTCGCGGGACTCGGTGGCCAGCGGCAGGTTCGCGACGGCCTCGGCGAGCGGAACGGTCTCCGCCGCGTGTGCGGGCGGGGCGGTGGTGAGGGACAGGACGGCGAGCAGCGCGGCCGGCAGGCCGCGCAGCAGAGCAGTACTCATGCACCTGTTGGTAGCGGCCCACCTGGGGCGCACATGCCGGAGACGGCGGTTGCGCCCCTCGTGTGAGTGCAATGGTCGTACCAGAGAAACGGCACAGCCGGCTCTATGGAGCGTGTGGTCACGCGGCGAGGGTGTCCCGCAGTTCCCATAGGCGCGTTCGCGGTGGTGTGGGTAGAGATGGATGCGATTCCAGGGCGCGGCGGCGTACCAGGCTGGTGCGGTGGCGCACTGTCTGAACATGTTGGTGGCCGGAGCGGGTTCCGCCTGCGGCGGAGAGAAGTGGAACCAGAAGCGGAACCGATGCAGCTGTGCGGACACTTGTTGTTGTGGACTTCCTATTGCATGAACGGGTCCGGTCTGGCGATCGGACGGCGTTCGCCGAGATTTTCGACGAGCATGCGCGTGTCGTCTATGCCCATGCGATCAGGACGACGGGTGACTGGACCCTAGCCGAGGACGTCATGTCCCTCACCTTTCTGGAGGCCTGGCGGCTGCGCGACAAGCTGCGCGAGGAAGTCAGAAGCGTCCGGGCATGGCTTTTGGGCATCGCGACCAACGTGATGCGCAACATTGCCCGAGCGGCACGTCGGCATCGGGAGGCGATGTCCCGTCTACCACCGCCGGAAGCGTTGCCCGACTTTTCAGACGAGGTGGTCGGCCAGATGGCCGACGCTCAGCGGCTGGCCGCCGCAGCCCGAGCGTTGCAACGTCTGAAGCGGACCGAGCGCGAGGTCTTCACCCTGGTCGTCTGGTCCGATCTGGGATACGCCGCAGCCGCAGAGGCGTTGGGGATCCCTGTAGGCACCGTACGTTCCCGGCTCTCACGAGCGAGAGAGAAGCTGCGCCAGCTCGTCGAGGAGGAGCTTGTATCAGATCCGCATCGTGTGGAACTGCGCACCGACAGCGGACACATATCGCAGAGCGGGGAGGCCGCAGCCCGCCCTTCCCACAGGAGGAGTGCACGATGAGCCTGGAGCAGCGGGAACAGTCCGAGCGTGAGCAGGCGAGCCGGATGCTGCCTCCGGCTCCCTACCCGGAGCCGGCACCCCGACGAGTTGAAGCCCGCCGTGAGCACTTCTTGACCGAGATCGACCGGCAGGCGCGGTCCCGCTCCCCCCGCGGGGCACTGCGGTCGAGAGGACGCTGGGGGCTGGCACTGGGCGCGGCAGTGGCTGCTGGAGCGGCCGTCGTCGTTCTCACTCTCAACTTCGGCTCCCCTGGAGCTCCGCCCAACGTGCCACCGGCTTCTGCAGCGTCGGTCGAACTGCTGGAGAGAGCGGCTCTGGCCGCCGCTACGACGCCGCAGACGAAGGTACGCGCCGGGCAGTACTCATACGTGAAAACGGTCGGCCACACATCGGTGCTGTCCGAGACCAAGTCCGGCGAGATGCAACTCCTGCGCGAAAACGAGGCCATGGAGCAGTGGACCTCGGTGGACGGCAGTGAACAGACTCTGCAGCGCAAAGAAGGCAACGACAAACTGCTGCCTGGCACTCCGGGCCGAGGCAATCTGAACGCACCGACCTACAATTTCCTGGCTGCCCTTCCAACTGATCCTGACCTCCTGCTGAAGCAGATCCGCGACGACGCTGAGAAGAATCACGGAGCCGGTTCCGACTCCACGACTGGACCGGACCAGGAAGCCTTCGTCACGATCGGCGACTTGCTGCGCGACGGGGTGAGTCCCCCCGAGACCACTGCGGCCCTCTACCGTGCCGCTGCCCTCATTCCCGGAGTCGACGTCGTCCCCGACGCCGTCGACGCGGCAGGCCGAAAGGGGATCGCCGTCGCCCGAACACACGACGGCGAACGCACGGAGTGGATCTTCGACAAGAGTACGGCCCGGCTGCTGGGTGAACGCACAGTCCTCCTGGAGGACAACGCCTGGGGCAAGGTCGGCACCGTCGTCACCTCCGTCGCCGTCATCGGCAGCGGCATCGTCGACGAGGCCGGACGAACCAACTAGAGGACCGAAAGGTTCCGCAACGCAGCGCAGTACATCAATGACAGTGAGCATGCAATGTCGAACATTAGGACGGTTGTGATCGGGAATTCGACATTCTCGATCACAACCGCACTCAAACAACAGAGCCTGCTGTGGGATCCCTGTGACGCATCGACACACAAACCTCACAGGAGTAACAGCATGCGCACTGCACGCGTCCTCGTCCCGGTCGTTGCCGCCCTCTGCGCCTTG
This is a stretch of genomic DNA from Streptomyces hawaiiensis. It encodes these proteins:
- a CDS encoding class I SAM-dependent methyltransferase; this translates as MPAETAYHDEVGDYFAKNADTSPYNAHTDRPAMLALAGDVAGLKILDVGCGAGHYAAELLAGGAEVVGIDGSATLLRHARERLGDRAELRMHDAEKPLDFIDDASFDGVVCALMLHHIADRPRLLSDLRRVLRPGGWLLVSTTHPTADWRKFGGSYYAEDWVDLPLAGGPLAVHYQRMPLETFLNELLAAGFMLQRLIEPRPTPGLRELDETAYNKLHQAPCFLAVRLLRP
- a CDS encoding IS5 family transposase; this encodes MSERKPYQSDLSDEQWALIEPVLTAWKNRHRSVSGHQGRYPMREIVNSILYQSRTGCQWALLPNDLPPKSATYYYFAAWRDDGTDQQIHELLRCQVRERNRRLEDPTLVILDTQSVRAATGVPAVTTGKDAAERMPGRKRGLAVDVLGLVIAVTVVAASVHDNAAGIALLDQVAVAAGGSVSKALVDQGFKNQVVTHGAALGIDVEIVRRNPEEREFVPQPKRWRVEQTFGILILHRRLVRDYEHRPASSTSGVYWAMTDVMARRLTDASTLTWRDPQVAGA
- a CDS encoding S1 RNA-binding domain-containing protein, which produces MMGGPSENPELWAFLESLHCGELLSGTVTAIERFGVFVALDHGPDHPVFPGVGFITIPELSWRRIEAAFDVVQVGQRVSAEFLQFDTWNLEARLSLRATQPDPFQAFADRTAVGQKLHGRVTKLVPFGVFVQVADGIEGLVHLRELTSTSVESPSDVVQAGDEVTVVVTAIDRERRRLVLSRRQSSSDDR
- a CDS encoding DegT/DnrJ/EryC1/StrS family aminotransferase; amino-acid sequence: MRTALRRGEMLGGGATRELERRFRESFDRHAVAVSSGMDGLELLLEHYGVGQGRTVVVPANCFPSIPALALRLGARLVSAQIDDVHLCLAPEAWRREVLEEAPIVVWVHHAGMVGSAAMQTITRLREAGCTVVEDCAYLLPDSAPADGPGTWGDGAIFSFHQIKPMGAAGGGVVLTREGRVADGLAVRRSHSGQESRWQGGDVLCRGRELSEFAAAAAVARFVHRDEIRDRLRSLAEEYASSLARWLPPGRVPQDTWGRFTIRARSAGEAALLRKNLNLRRIRTNVMFAFPWTSHPAFSDVTQPNAPELTGLLRSNVCVPYHPGMRRRDARRVAAAVAEHSDSSRHTGH
- a CDS encoding HNH endonuclease family protein is translated as MSTALLRGLPAALLAVLSLTTAPPAHAAETVPLAEAVANLPLATESRDGYTREAFKHWTGGDDPADGCTTRSEVLIAEAVEAPTVGPRCRITGGTWWSYYDQMTVTSASGLDIDHMVPLAEAWDSGASAWTAQRREAYANDQGQEASLVAVTARSNRSNADQDPAQWMPPATDVLCRYAAEWTATLRWNLTTDDTEYAALNDLAAACPDQTVTYTPAP
- a CDS encoding RNA polymerase sigma factor; translation: MDFLLHERVRSGDRTAFAEIFDEHARVVYAHAIRTTGDWTLAEDVMSLTFLEAWRLRDKLREEVRSVRAWLLGIATNVMRNIARAARRHREAMSRLPPPEALPDFSDEVVGQMADAQRLAAAARALQRLKRTEREVFTLVVWSDLGYAAAAEALGIPVGTVRSRLSRAREKLRQLVEEELVSDPHRVELRTDSGHISQSGEAAARPSHRRSAR
- a CDS encoding CU044_5270 family protein encodes the protein MLPPAPYPEPAPRRVEARREHFLTEIDRQARSRSPRGALRSRGRWGLALGAAVAAGAAVVVLTLNFGSPGAPPNVPPASAASVELLERAALAAATTPQTKVRAGQYSYVKTVGHTSVLSETKSGEMQLLRENEAMEQWTSVDGSEQTLQRKEGNDKLLPGTPGRGNLNAPTYNFLAALPTDPDLLLKQIRDDAEKNHGAGSDSTTGPDQEAFVTIGDLLRDGVSPPETTAALYRAAALIPGVDVVPDAVDAAGRKGIAVARTHDGERTEWIFDKSTARLLGERTVLLEDNAWGKVGTVVTSVAVIGSGIVDEAGRTN